The genomic segment TGCGGGCTGCGCCCGGTCGTTGAGGTACGGCCCGATCATGCCGATCGCCAGCCCTGCCACCAGGCAGAGGGGCGACAGCAGCGCCAGGCCGCGCAGCAGCCAGTGCTGCCCGGTGGGATCGGTGGCAGCGATGCGCCGGACGGTGCGCACGCCCAGCACCAGCAGGGCGGCGAAGAGGCCGCCCACGATCAGTAGCGTGATGAAGCTGCCTTGCTGGATCATCCTTGTTCCTCGTGTTTTCGTTGTGGACCCGGGGGATGGCCGCCCGGCCTGCTCAGCGCTCGCCGGCGTACGGATCGGCGATGCCGAGCTCGGCCAGGATCTCGCGCTCCAGCTGTTCCATCGCCTCGGCTTCCTTGTCGTCCTCGTGGTCCCAGCCGAGCAGGTGCAGCACGCCGTGCACGGTCAGGTGCGCGTAGTGGGCATTGAGCGCCTTGCCCTGTTCATCGGCTTCGCGGGCCACTACCGGCGCGCAGATCACCAGGTCGCCGAGCAACGGGAACTTGACGCCCTTGGGCAGGCCTTCGGGCATTTCGGCCGGGAAGCTGAGCACGTTGGTGGCGTAGTCCTTGCCGCGGTAGTGGCGGTTCAGTGATTGCCCCTCCTTGGCGTCGACCACGCGGATGGCCAGGTCGGCCTCGCGGATGCGACCCTTCAGTGCGGCGGCCACCCACTTGCGGAAGCTGACCGCCGCCGGCAGGCCGGTGCGCGGCAGGGCGTAACTGACGGCGACATCCAGTCGCACGGGACCACGGGTCATGGAGTTGCTCCAGGCTGGATCTGATGCAGGTCGCGGCGGTCGTAGGCGCTGACGATGCGCGCGACCAGCGGGTGGCGGACCACGTCGCGGGATTCGAAGAAGGTGAAGCTGACGCCCTCGACCCCCCGCAGCACATCGATGGCGTCACGCAGGCCAGAGCGCACGTGCTTGGGCAGGTCGGTCTGGGTCAGGTCG from the Stenotrophomonas maltophilia genome contains:
- the ybeY gene encoding rRNA maturation RNase YbeY, which codes for MTRGPVRLDVAVSYALPRTGLPAAVSFRKWVAAALKGRIREADLAIRVVDAKEGQSLNRHYRGKDYATNVLSFPAEMPEGLPKGVKFPLLGDLVICAPVVAREADEQGKALNAHYAHLTVHGVLHLLGWDHEDDKEAEAMEQLEREILAELGIADPYAGER